The DNA region GTTGACCGGTTTTACGCTTCGGCGGGTGGGCGTGGCGGACACCTTCGTGGAGCACGGGACTCAGAAGATTCTGCGCTCGCGCTACGGCGTCGATGCCGCCGCCATTGTCGCCGCGGCCCGTCAAATGCTGGAAAGCAGCCCCCGCCCGCGAAATGCCGCCAGCTAGAAGGCGCGCCGATCTTCTGCTGGTGGCCCGCGGACTTGCCGCCACCCGCCAGCGCGCCCGGGAGTTGATCCTTGCGGGCAAGGTTACGGCTGACGGCTTTCCGCTGACCAAGCCCGGCTCTCTGCTGGCGGAATCCGCCGTGCTGAAGCTCAAGGGCGAGGGGCTGGCCTATGTCAGCCGGGGCGGCCTGAAACTGGAAGCCGCCTTGGAGGCCCTCGACTTCCAGGTCGCCGGCAAGTGCTGCCTGGATGTCGGCGCCTCCACCGGCGGCTTTTGCGACTGCCTGCTGCAGCGCGGGGCCCGCAGGGTCTATGCGGTGGATGTGGGCTACGGCCAGCTGGCGTGGAAACTGCGCGAGGACCCGCGGGTGGTGGTCATCGAGCGCACCAACATCCGCCACCTGACGCCGGAGCGCATTCCCGAGGCGGTGGATCTCGTCACCATCGACACCTCCTTTATCTCCCTTCGGATCGTGGTGCCGGCCGCACTGCCGTTTCTCGCCAGCCGGGGAGACATCCTGGCCCTGATCAAACCCCAGTTCGAGGTTGGCAAGGGGCGTGTCGGCAAGGGCGGCGTGGTTCGCGATGCCGGCTTGCACCAAGAAGTGATCGCATCACTCACCCGCTTTTTCCAGGGCCTGGGCCTCAGCGCAGCCGCCGTCATCCCCTCCCCCATCCTCGGCCCCAAGGGCAACCGGGAGTT from Desulfobacteraceae bacterium includes:
- a CDS encoding TlyA family RNA methyltransferase, which produces MPPARRRADLLLVARGLAATRQRARELILAGKVTADGFPLTKPGSLLAESAVLKLKGEGLAYVSRGGLKLEAALEALDFQVAGKCCLDVGASTGGFCDCLLQRGARRVYAVDVGYGQLAWKLREDPRVVVIERTNIRHLTPERIPEAVDLVTIDTSFISLRIVVPAALPFLASRGDILALIKPQFEVGKGRVGKGGVVRDAGLHQEVIASLTRFFQGLGLSAAAVIPSPILGPKGNREFIIHLVAP